The region CTGCTAATGTTCCAAACAAAAATGCAAAACTTAAAAAAGGTAATTGATAATAAATAAATTTAATAATCCAAGTTAACACTTGTATTGCTGAATAAAATATCCTCAAATTTGAATTTAAAACTAATGCTAAAAGCATTATTAAACCATTTAGTAAAAATGGAAAAACTATAGCTACTAGTGCTACCAATAATTTGCTAAAAAATATTTCATATCTGGTAAAAGGCATTGTAGACAATACTTCAAATGTCTTTCTCCTCTTTTCCTCTCCAAACAATATTGCTGCAACAACAACTGGAACAACTATTACGATAATTGGATAAAATTCATTTACATCTTCTAATTGATAATTTACATCACGTATACGGCTTTCCAGTATTTCATCTTCATTATACTCATAACCTTCACTTTCATAAAATGTAATTTCATCTTTATATCTTTGATATGCTGTAGTTATAGGTAATGTGGTTACAAAGAACATGATTATAGCAACAATAATAATAATTGGAATAATCATCTTTAAATCTTTTTTAAATAGAGATTTATTAAAGGGTAATGTCTTCAAATACATATCCTTCCCCTCCCATCTTATATATAAATATTTCTTCTAAGGACATATCGATAGTTTCAAGTAATATTGGATTATGCTTTTTAAGCAATTCTATAAATTCATCAATATTATCATTAGTAATTATCTGATATACCTTTCCTTTGTTTTCTATACTTAAAATAGCCTTGTGATTAACTATTTCCTCAGGTATACTATCTTTAAATGCTACCTGAATTTTTCTAACCTTAGTCTTTAGCTCATCTATATTTTCTTCTGCAAGTATTTTTCCATTATAAATTATTCCTATATGGTCACAAATACGTTCAAGTTCACCTAAATTGTGAGTAGAAATAAGTATTGTAGTTTCATTCATACTTACTTCCTCTACCAAAAGATTAAGCACTTCTCTTTTGATAACTGGGTCAAGTCCTGAAGTTGGCTCATCAAGTATAAGTACATTTGGCATTATAGATAAATTTAATAATAATGAAACTTGAGTTTTCATTCCCTTAGATAAATGCCTAATTTTTTTATTTTCATCTAACTTAAATAGTTTCTTTAAATTTTGATATCTTTCTTCATTCCACATAGGATAAGTGTTTTTATAAAACTCTTTCATCTCAGCGATTTTAAAATTTGGATAAAAGTATTGGTAATCAGAAACATATCCTATCCTAGATTTAACTTTAGTATTCTCTATTATATTTTCACCAGTTATAATTGCGCTTCCACTTTCAGGTTTATAAATTCCTACTAAACATTTAATAAGTGTAGTTTTTCCTGCTCCATTTGGACCAATAAGGCCATAGATAGAACCCTTCTTTACCTCTAGATTTACATTGTCTAATATTTTCACTCCACCTAAGTACTTATCTATATTTTCAGCTTTAATCATCTTTCTCCACCCCCTCTAATTCACTTATCAATTTTTCAATCAAATTACATATATCTTCTTTTGTAAGCCCCATATAATAGGCTTCAACTATTCCTTTTTTAAACAGTTCTGATACTTCCATTAATCTTTCCTCATCCTTTCTTGGCTGATAATCCTCTGAAACAAAAGTACCTCTACCTCTAATAGTAACTGTCACCTTTTGTCTTTCTAGCTCTTGATAAGCTTTTTGTATAGTATTAGGATTTAAAGTCAACATCTTTGCAAGTTCTCTAACAGAAGGTAGTTTTTCTCCAGGTTCTATTATTCCTTTCAAAATTCCTTCCTTCACTTCATCAATAATCTGTTCATATATTGGAGTACTACTTGTAGCATCTATATTTAACACTTTATCACCTCCACGTGTACAGTGTGTATTAGTTGTATTAGTACACTATAATCAGTATAGTTCACAAAAATATAAATGTCAAGATGTTTTTATTAGTCAATATTTATGTGAGTCAGGGGACGGTCACCTGACTCATTGCCTCCATTATTGTTAATGAAATAATAATATGATACAATCAAAAAGGTGATATTATGAAAATTGAATTAAATAAAAATCAGAAAAGTGCATCTCTTCATAAAGATGGTCCAGCTTTGGTATTAGCTGTACCAGGGGCAGGAAAAACTACTGTTCTAATTCAAAGAACACGAAACTTAATTAAAATGTATAATGTTGAGCCAAACGAAATTCTCTCTATAACTTTCAGTAGAGCTTCAGCTAATGACATGAGAGAAAGGTTTGATAGTATGTTTGGCTCTACTTGTTTTCAATCTGTAAAATTTTCTACTATTCATAGTTTTTCTTACACAATATTAAGAGAATATGCCTTTAGAAAAAATATCAAATACACATTAATTGAAGGTCAAAATCAATATACAAATAAAAATAAACTCCTAAAAAAAATCTATTATGATTTAAATGGAGAATATATAACAGAAGAAAATCTAGAAGGCATTGTAAATACCATTGGATATATAAAAAACATGATGTATACAATAGATGATTTCTTAGAAGAAAATAAAATTGATATAAAAAATTTCAAAGAAATATACAATATCTATGAAGACTATAAGTCAAAATACTATTTATTAGACTTTGATGATATGCTCTTATTTACATATAGAATACTAAAACAAGATAAATATTTACTCAATAAATATAGGAACAAATACTCGTATATACAAGTAGATGAAGGACAAGACACATCAAAACTTCAATTAGAAATAATAAAAACTATTGCTACTCCTAAGAACAATCTATTCATTGTTGCAGATGATGACCAATCTATATATGGATTTAGAGGAGCTTTTCCAAAGGGACTACTAAATTTTGATAAGGACTATCCAAATGCTAAGCTATTTTACATGGAAGAAAACTACCGCTCGTCTAAAAATATAGTAAATGTATGTAACAAATTTATAAAGCAAAATACCTTAAGATATAATAAAAATTTATTCACTAAAAATAAAATCTTAAAACCTATTCAAATAATTAGAGCTGAAACTGTACTTGATCAATATGAGTATTTGATAGGTGAATTAAAAAAATACAATGATTATCCAAATACAGCAATTCTATATAGAAATAATATCTCTGCCTTAGGTCTTATAGAGTACTTAGCAAAAAATGATATCCCTTTTTACATAAGAGATAAAAAGATTAACTACCACAATCAATGGATAGTAAAAGATATAGTTGAGTTTTTAAAACTTGCATATGATGATACAAATATACAGGCCTTTGAAAATATCTACTACAAGATGAGAGGATTTACATTTAAAAAGTATGTTAGTTTTGCAAAAACTTTAGATTACAATATGTCTGTATTTGATAGACTCCTTAAATATCCTAGATTAAATGAAGACTATGTAAAATTATATAATGAATTAAAAAGGGACTTTAAATATTTAGCAAAGCTAAATCCAAAAGATTCAATTGCGTTTATAGAAAGCAATTTGAAATATGAAAGATATCTTAAAGAAAACTCCATCAAATTTGGATATACTTATGATTCACTTAAAACAATACTGTTTGATTTAAAAATGATTGCAGAGAATACAGAAGATATAAATGAATTTTTAGGTCGCCTTAAATATTTAGATTATTTGATTAGTCAATCCTCTAAGGAAAGAAATGGTGTAACTTTAACTACAATTCACTCTGCAAAGGGACTTGAATTTAAAAATGTATATATGGTAGATTTAATTGATGGAGATTTTCCAACTTCTAATAGTATTGAAGCTTTTTTCAAAGGTAATCTCGATCTTTTAGAAGAAGAAAGAAGACTTTTTTATGTTGGAATGACTAGAGCTAAAGAAGTATTAGATCTTATAACTGTTAAATTTAGAAATGATAAAATAGTGGAGCCTTCTAGGTTCTTAGTTGAACTTGAAGAGTTGTTTAAAGAATAAGCTAATGTATATTAGTTAATGTATTACATTAACCTCTTTAGAACTGTAAAAATAGCCAATCTAGGGTTAAAGTTGAACTTTAACTTTAACAAAAAAATATAGAACGACTCCTGTCGTTCTATATTTTTATAATAAAAAGCCATCTTTAAATGGATCATCTGGATCAACTACAATTTGATTAAATCCTGTTATATATGCTCTTCCTGTAATTTCAGGAACAATTCCAGAATATTCTCCTATTTTTGTTTCTTTTACAACTCTTCCTCTAAATGTAGTTCCAGTAATACTTTCATATACAAATGGTTCATCTATACCGATTTTCCCTTTAGCATATAGTGTTGCTAATTTTGCACTGGTTCCAGTACCACAAGGAGAGCGGTCAACCTGTCCCATCCCAAATATTACTACATTTTTCAAATCTGCTCCTTTAGTTGAAGGTAAGTCATATATTTCTACTAAATCAATTGTTTTTATATGAGGCTTTTCTGGATGTAATATATTAACATCTCTGTTTAATATATCTCTTATAGCCATTCCAATATCTACTAGTTCATTAACATTTTCTAAATCTACCTTCATTCCCAATTCTTTTGCATTAACTAATGCAAAAAAACTTCCCCCAAAGGAGATATCTAATTTTACTTTTCCTACATTAGGTACTTCAATTTCTAGGTCTTCTTTGTATAGGAATGATGGAACATTAGTTATAGAAGTACCTTTAACTTTTCCGTTTTCTACTTCTACTCTAGCCTTTATAAGTCCAGCTGGAGCTTCTAATACTATTTCTGTCACAGGTTCTACCTTTTCAACCATGCCAGTTTCCACAAGCATAGTAGATACACCTATAGAACCATGTCCACACATGTTTAAGTAGCCTCCACCATCCATAAATATAACACCTATATCAGCCTCTTGACAAGTTGGTTGGGTGATTATAGCACCAAACATGTCCTTATGACCTCTTGGTTCATGCATTAGCATTGTCCTTATATGATCCATATTCTCTTCTAAGTATTTCTTTTTCTCTGGCATGGTGTTACCAGGTATTACAGGGAGACCACCTACTAGAATTCTAGTAGGCTCTCCCATTGTATGAGTGTCAACAACATTAATGCTCTTAACAAATTCCATGATATACCCTCCTATACCTTAGCTACATATTCGTAAGGTAAAGTTATTATCCTTCCAGGAGTCTCTATTTCTACTAA is a window of Anaerosalibacter sp. Marseille-P3206 DNA encoding:
- a CDS encoding ABC transporter permease subunit yields the protein MYLKTLPFNKSLFKKDLKMIIPIIIIVAIIMFFVTTLPITTAYQRYKDEITFYESEGYEYNEDEILESRIRDVNYQLEDVNEFYPIIVIVVPVVVAAILFGEEKRRKTFEVLSTMPFTRYEIFFSKLLVALVAIVFPFLLNGLIMLLALVLNSNLRIFYSAIQVLTWIIKFIYYQLPFLSFAFLFGTLAGTTIAQFILTAIFLVFPMGFTYLLFSNISCWLRSGFWRLSGFSDIWDKVAEYSFFEVFNSSYRGSKHYIYYITLSIVLFIISKILFDKNKIERSGETLEFENIETFFKVGVTVCTALLMGLISVWIFEDLTYHVYAYKSIFLVLGYIVGGLLGWYLSKLSIKFNRIKE
- a CDS encoding ABC transporter ATP-binding protein is translated as MIKAENIDKYLGGVKILDNVNLEVKKGSIYGLIGPNGAGKTTLIKCLVGIYKPESGSAIITGENIIENTKVKSRIGYVSDYQYFYPNFKIAEMKEFYKNTYPMWNEERYQNLKKLFKLDENKKIRHLSKGMKTQVSLLLNLSIMPNVLILDEPTSGLDPVIKREVLNLLVEEVSMNETTILISTHNLGELERICDHIGIIYNGKILAEENIDELKTKVRKIQVAFKDSIPEEIVNHKAILSIENKGKVYQIITNDNIDEFIELLKKHNPILLETIDMSLEEIFIYKMGGEGYVFEDITL
- a CDS encoding GntR family transcriptional regulator: MLNIDATSSTPIYEQIIDEVKEGILKGIIEPGEKLPSVRELAKMLTLNPNTIQKAYQELERQKVTVTIRGRGTFVSEDYQPRKDEERLMEVSELFKKGIVEAYYMGLTKEDICNLIEKLISELEGVEKDD
- a CDS encoding ATP-dependent helicase, producing MKIELNKNQKSASLHKDGPALVLAVPGAGKTTVLIQRTRNLIKMYNVEPNEILSITFSRASANDMRERFDSMFGSTCFQSVKFSTIHSFSYTILREYAFRKNIKYTLIEGQNQYTNKNKLLKKIYYDLNGEYITEENLEGIVNTIGYIKNMMYTIDDFLEENKIDIKNFKEIYNIYEDYKSKYYLLDFDDMLLFTYRILKQDKYLLNKYRNKYSYIQVDEGQDTSKLQLEIIKTIATPKNNLFIVADDDQSIYGFRGAFPKGLLNFDKDYPNAKLFYMEENYRSSKNIVNVCNKFIKQNTLRYNKNLFTKNKILKPIQIIRAETVLDQYEYLIGELKKYNDYPNTAILYRNNISALGLIEYLAKNDIPFYIRDKKINYHNQWIVKDIVEFLKLAYDDTNIQAFENIYYKMRGFTFKKYVSFAKTLDYNMSVFDRLLKYPRLNEDYVKLYNELKRDFKYLAKLNPKDSIAFIESNLKYERYLKENSIKFGYTYDSLKTILFDLKMIAENTEDINEFLGRLKYLDYLISQSSKERNGVTLTTIHSAKGLEFKNVYMVDLIDGDFPTSNSIEAFFKGNLDLLEEERRLFYVGMTRAKEVLDLITVKFRNDKIVEPSRFLVELEELFKE
- a CDS encoding proline racemase — encoded protein: MEFVKSINVVDTHTMGEPTRILVGGLPVIPGNTMPEKKKYLEENMDHIRTMLMHEPRGHKDMFGAIITQPTCQEADIGVIFMDGGGYLNMCGHGSIGVSTMLVETGMVEKVEPVTEIVLEAPAGLIKARVEVENGKVKGTSITNVPSFLYKEDLEIEVPNVGKVKLDISFGGSFFALVNAKELGMKVDLENVNELVDIGMAIRDILNRDVNILHPEKPHIKTIDLVEIYDLPSTKGADLKNVVIFGMGQVDRSPCGTGTSAKLATLYAKGKIGIDEPFVYESITGTTFRGRVVKETKIGEYSGIVPEITGRAYITGFNQIVVDPDDPFKDGFLL